From Oncorhynchus keta strain PuntledgeMale-10-30-2019 chromosome 8, Oket_V2, whole genome shotgun sequence:
CTTCTGTTCAAAGGCCGTGTTTAGTTTGTCAAAGATGGCGTCTGGCATTGCGGGCAAACAACTCCACCTTTGACTCATCTGTCCAGAGCACAATGTTACAGTAGTTTTGGTCTTTACCCAGGTGTTGTCTGGCAAATGTCAGTCTTGACATTCATTTTTGagagcagaggcttcttccttcCTGACCTCCCATATTGGCCAAGTTTGTGCAGTCTCTTTCTGACAGTTGACTCATGCACTTCGACACTGATTATGGCGTACTGTTACCCTGGGGTTCTTAGAGACTTCTATGGGCATCTTTTGTCAGAATTTGGTGGGACGATCTGTCCTAGGTAGATTGCCAGTGGTCTGGAGGTTTCTCCATTTGTAGATGATCCATCGGACAGTGGAATGATGTACTTTGATTGCTTGGAAATGGAAACCTTCCCAGACTCACTGGCATCAATAATGTTTCTTCTGAGGGCCTTGGAGGTGTTTTCATCTTGGCGTGATGTGTTACCACACAGCAATACGGTTAAAACCAAACCAGACCAAGTTTCTAATCTTTATGGAAGGCTGGGTCCAAGGTGCTCTAATGAATTCCTAATCATTTGCACCTGTTTTGGTGCACCTGATTCTAATTCTAGCCATTTTAGGTGATGGTAAAGCTAGGGGTGTTCACATTTTTTCTGCTTAAGAAAATTgtattttgtttattttaattGCATAACATTTTCAaagtatttttttgtgtgtgttatttgttAAATTGGGTTACCTTTATCGATAAATGTGTTTGGAATTTAGCCCAAATATCCATGTGTCCaaatatgttttaaaaaataCCACTTTCTAAAGGGTGTACTTTCTTTTTCACAAGACTGTATATACTGTTAACAGAGTGTACAGTTCTGTGTGTGCTTGTTTTGGAGAATAGACTTGGTTCACTCAACCTTCCTCTATGGGGGTTCTAAGTCCTCTTGCATATCACATATCTGGTGTCCCCTGAGCTTTGAGGCGACTGTCAATGGAAACAAAGACTGAAAGCTCATCTCAAGTCTCACTTAGTCTACATTCCCAACTCCAGCCTGTCTCACATTGAGTCAGTCTGTGTGCTAGTCTGTTTCTGCTATTTCCAACCTCCACTTTATGGAGAAGGACTGGCACCCAAGCTAACTGTACTGCACCACCTCAGTATTCCTGTGGTCAGAAAGACATAGATGCTCCTTCGTGCTGCTGTTGGCCAGCTGTCTGTTGCTGTTGACATAAGCTTTCTCAAACAGAACAAACCGCATGGGTTGACTTTCAGATAAGGAAGCCAGCCGTATGATGCTTATATTGGATATTATGAAGCTGTTCATACCCTACGCAGTAGGCCTTATGGTAAGTTGCAATAGGTGTCATAATACCTTGTCTAGGCAAGGTTTCATACTGGAGAACAATAGGGGAATGTCAGTTGTCTATTAATGTATTGTAAAGAAATACTGTAGTCCATGTCCCTAAATTAAGTAAGTCGTAATTtcacaagctgaaataaatcactaactGTAGTAGGGCTGGAGGCCCTAAAATTACACAAATATAAATGGTGGCCTCTTCTTACCTCTAGTTTCCTATCCAGGAGAAACATCACCATCTAGTGGATATGGACTGTATGTGACCATTAGGGCACAAAACATTGAATTGAAGTAGTCTGGCCAAATCTGGCTTTAATAGATGAATGAAAATCACACAAAAAGGTTGAGGTAAAACAAAAGTCTGATGCTGTTATATTAAGTGTTTATTAGACAAAAACATGACTATTTTTGTACATGTACAATGTGTATAACAAAACAAACATGCAAAACAAATACAAGTAATAAAAAGTAACTTCAAATACAATAATATAATTGAAATAAAATATGCCCCAACGCATCACTTCAAAGCTCGCAAGAGAGAAAACTCTTGGatataaaatgtttattcttcaaGGTGAGACATTCATTGGTCATAAATATCTGTTTAGAAAAAAATCTGACAATGCAGAAACTGAAAACCACAATGGGGGATCCACAATGCTTTGCTTCTGTGGCTCCCGAAGTCAGTCCTGAAGGACCCCTATGTATGCAGGCTTTCATCTCCATCGCCCATTGGTCATAATTTATATATAATCCAGTATGGTTTGAGATGAACCTGTACAGAGGGTCCTTCAGATTCCAGCTCTGATACATGCTGCCCTAGCTATGTCTCCCAGGTGATGTCATCTTTCTTTAGGCTAGTGCAgagtctctgggtctctctgAGCAGCTGGAGGTTCTGCTCCTGACCCACCACAGTTCTCTTACCCCCCCGTGAGGTGGTCTTAACTGGAGAGGGGGGCAAGGATCTCACCCCACTCCCCCCCTTAGCCCTGCCATCCTCACTTGTCGCCCGCCGACAAGGTTTCTGGGGGTTCTGTGTAAGTTTGTCCACCTGAGTGGGGAgaggaaacacagggagaggtcaTACAGTATTATTAGACGTGTCAAAAAAAAAGTCCTTCCCCAGTAatcctcctccctacccctcctgcAGATGCAGAACATCCCCTCATTCCTCCCAACTCCATCTCTGCAGTATTATGTACGTACAGTCTGCTGGTGTTTGCGGAGCTTGGTGATCTGAGATcccttctcctccatcctcttgaCCAGCAGCTCTAGCTCCCTCTCCAGGTCCTCCCTGGTGTCCCGACGCCGCGTCTCATCCATTTGACAAACCAGCTCTTGGTGCTCACTGAATTACACAGACAGAAATATTAAACACGCTCAGTAATGTGTGTTTAATAATTAATGTTAACACACCATCAGCCCCCTCAAAATCAGTCAGAAACCTGCATACATAttgtccacaaacacacacactcttagcTAGTGGTAGTACTCACAAGCTCATCTGTCCCAGTTCATCCTGCAGTGCCAGCAGTAGCTCAGACAGAGAGCCCAGAGCAGGATCTGCCGGtccagggggagaggggaaggtggaTGGGGCCCTATGGAGGGCTCTCCTGGCCCCAGCGGAGCCAGACCTGCGCAGGGAACGCACCCGCTCACACAGGTGGGGCTGGTGGTGCTTCATCATGTGGAGGACACTCTGCATGTTAGCATGCACCGAGTGGCTGGGGCTTGTCgactaagagagagaaagatagggagagatgtTGAGCTCAGTCACAGAGGGATTCTCTCAACAAACCCAATAAATTCTTGCAAAGTAAAATTCAGACGTACTGTTCCAGCTACAAAGGGCAGTTTATTTTTGGGGAAACATGGTGGTGCTGGGGCCTCTTGCCGCACCAAACTTGTTTTCTGGAGAGGAAATGTTCAGACATTGTTATGTAGCACAAAATAATGTTAATTGCAGTGCACGTCATTAAGTTCTGGTTATTGAATGTAGTACCTTGAAGGCATTCTTGGACTTCTTTGGTTTAACCTCATCCGGGACTGCAGGACACAGGCGGAGGTTGGTCTCCAGCTCCCTCTGCAGCTGTTAAAGGATGTTTGGGCTTGATAAAAGTGGAACCTTGTGTGTCCGATCATCAGTCATGATGAAAAAAGTTACGTTCCCTATACTTTCAATGTATTTTTCCGCAAAAGGCGGGTAACCGCTATcgcaaaataaaataaagttaAAACTGTttagcctccactacaccactgcttgTGTATGTGTTATTACACTAACCTCATCTGCTTTCTCCTGCACAAGTTTCCGCTCGTGTTCCTCTTCCAGGAGTTTCTGTTCCAGCAGCTCAATTTTCCTCTGAGGACAACAGAGAAAATATGAGAGATTAACTTTTGATTTACCATCACAGACTATGGTTAGTTACACCTCATTCAACCAAAGCACCATTGGTTACCTCAGCCACAGACTGTGTCTTGGACAGTTTCAGACATTGCCTCTCCAGTTTCTCCAGCTTCTCCAGCGGAGTGTGGGCATCAGAGCTGTTCTGGAGCCTCTGAAGGGACAACTCCAATGGATAAACAGACACGTGTTCATCTAGTCTGATGCAGCAAAAATAACATGCAACATGTCTGCCTAGATGATGAGGAACTGGTGAACAGAGGCCAGCAGATTCACATTCAGCTAGATCTATGGACAGCTGTGCTCTgggtgttcgtaaattcagagcgttgtcagattgtccactcataaattcagagcgttttgcTCTCGGGGGGTTCAGAgccacactggacgctctggccgaggagtaggttTGATCCGagcaacggcagtcaagcaccctaGCTATCTGGCTTAAATTTGGCTAGTTTGCTAGCTATTTCTAGACACAAATGAGAGGACAACACAGTCTTGTAAAATTCAcaagttattctgcgctctgacACACTCATATgaaagtgctctgaaatcagagtcgATAGCCAGAGTGAGTTTATGAACACAACCTTAGTGGCATGTACCTGTTTCTCAGTCAGAGTGTTCTTGTCCTTCTCTGCATTCTCCACCATCTTCCTCATGTAGTCCAGCTGCTTCTCAAGGAGCTGACAGCGAGCTTCCGCAGACTGAAGCGGAGTGACCCGCTCTTAACACAGACAAAAAACAGGAGTGAGAGATTAGACATAGTTCCTTATCACCATAAGCATCATTCTGAGTACAGAGCAACAAGAGGCACAGacatggcaaatagaaatccaaccAGATGGACATCAgcaatagatgggagaggttgaggaagAACAggtgtaaaaacaaacaaaagataactattgtaaaatagactgtgtccataaaatgtatatagtatgtataagctgtaAGTAGAGGCCTAAGCGTTGTTGTTCACTAGTTTACTcaaattaggggaggggtggtagggttagaaaGTAATAAAGgaatatatatgggggattggaagtgatgcagacaattacattgctGGAAgatacaatctatctgcaatattaaagctgatctacccccctTAAAAAAACAAGAGGCACAGAGAGTGAGTtgcagatatacagtatatagtctcaaAGTCAAGTACCTTTCTTCCTGGAGCCATCTGTTTCTGTAGTGTTGCATGGAGTGATGGAGCACTCATATCCATGGGCTGCCTGGGAGAACTGTTTCACGTTCTTCTCAGCCTGCTTCCTTTCCAGCTCCAGACGACGGATCTTCTCCTGGAGGGTCTTGAGAGCAGCAATGACTGCTACAGGGGAGCAAAACACCTACAGTTAGTAACCAAGCTACAACCATATGCATAATAGTTAGACCAAGAACCTAGAACAGCAGACAGTCCCAGAAGTAAAAGCATTTCATTGTCTACATTGTGCCTACCTTTGCTGCCAGCATCAGGCGTAGTCCGATACACCTGCGGAGTGATGTTCTGCAAGTTCATGACCGTCTTGGTAAGGGGTGCAGGGGCTTCCCAGACATATGAAGGAGGTGACAGCCTATCTGGAGGCTGGTAGTAGCTCCCTATGTAACTATTTTTGGAAGGGGAGTCCAGCAACTAGATAGAAAAGCAGCATGGTTTAATGACTTAGCAAAGACACCAGCATGAAGACCACCCACAAGAGTGCTAAACGTGCCCAGTCTTAGCAAGGTGGCAACGCAGCTGTTTTCAAAAAGACAAACAAACTCTCCTGGAAACACATCGAACGTTCCATTGTTCCTTTTAGCAAGCTAGTCTCAGTAGCTAGCGTGACAACCATGACCCAAACAAAGATAACCGGCTGCAAACAGCAACACTTGCATCGctcactagctaacattagttacgACGAAGGATAGCTTTCCAGCTAGCTATGTGTTgactaactaacgttagctaacacgAAGCATGTCTAGTTATTTTGCTAACTTAGCTATGAAATTGTCTCACCTGATCTTGATAAGCCTCCATATGTAATGGTAGAAAAAATACCCtcgaaataaaatacaaatatatgaCATGTATTATTTATCTGGTTCCGATTTGTTGACTTTGGATGGCTAAACTTCCAAACGATGACAGCAGGCAGTTCTTACAATTAACATTTCCCTCCTACACTCTTCCTTTTACCGCTCTCTGGTTCAGCCTGCGCAGTGGGTTCCCTGCGCACACTTTATTCTAGGCACTAGCCACTCAAAAGATTGTCTGCTACAACAGATGTAGGGATAAAATAATACTGTAATGCAGACCCAGTATAATATATGAATCAAATGCGCTTGGAACCGGAGCATAATTTAAATGTATGAATTTATCAGTCTAACAAGATTTAAAAGCCCCTCTGCCATGTGTTACAAAGTCTGAACCAATGATTCAACTGATTGAAGTGGCCCTTCAACCAAATTATGCAAAATATTTGGCCATGGAGAATATTAGTCGGAAAATTATATTTTCATACCATCAGAAAGCTGTCAAAACTGGGAGGCAGGCAGCCTGTTTGCAGataatgatgatgacgatgatgagaTGCAGATGAATGCGCAGATTTCTTCACATGCACACGTATGGGTTTTCAGAGCTTTGTGTTACGTTTATAAAGGAACGGAATAGCATGTGCCTGTCTGGCACTAGCCACCTGGTGACAGTCTTGAATGAGACAGCAGTTTGCCCGAGTCCCACTGTGGTAATCTCCCCATCACAGACACCCTGGCCGGATGTTTAGTCCAAATTATGGCAAAAACCTCAAATGATGATGGCATTCTCTCCTTACTCTTGTGAATGGCACTATATTTTCATATATAAAAATACAAATGTCTATATTCAAAGAGTTGTAATGGTGGCACTGTTGCAAATAGTATTTAAATGTCTGTGTCACCTGAGGTTTTGAATTGCTTGTCTGTGTAAAAGCAAAGTGGGGGATGTGTTCGCTTCTAAAAATGTTGTTAATTTACATTTATGATAAACAAGGGGAAGCTCTGCGCAACAACAATCCCTATGTTTGCTGGGAAGTGTATTTTTTAATACCTGTTCATTCCCGTTTTTTATGTGGGTCCGATTGCTAAAATAATCAAACTCCCATGTTTCCCCTGTCGTGGTTATGGGCAGGCCGTACACCATACCTATTGGTGAAGATCTGCATAGATCCTCCTTCTTTGTATTATGCAGTAGATCATTGGACATGAGTCTTTCCAATCAACTGTCAACTCAAGTTGCTGCTCTGTATAATGAAATCTGCCTCCGTATTTCAGTGCAGACTCAAGACGTCCTACGGCTGCAAGATCTGTGCAAAATAATGTGAATCAAGTAAGTATTTGTGAATGACACCCTTCGTTTGTAAAATGTACTGAAAAATGAGGGTATATAACTGCCGTTATGTTAGATATTTGTACAATATTCCTGTTTTgtaaccagctagctactgttaAAAGGCTTAAGACAGAGAGGGCGAGAAAAGATTGAATGGGCATTTTGGCTAGCTAACCAAACCTGCCTTGTAAACCAGATACCACACATTTATAACTAGATAATGAGACTACAAAAACAAAGTGCAATGGATGTGGATACTGTCAGATCAGTGCCAAACATTTTGGAAGTACATAGGAaacaacatgtttttatttttgcaTGTTACTACTACTAACAACATTACTAGCTGCCAACGGACTGCAAAACGGCTAACTAGCGTTGTAGCTACAGCTAGCTTGTTGTTCTCAGCAGCAGTACTGTACAACTAGGCTTTCTTTGTTGGCAGTAACTGGTAAACAAACGAATGGTAAACAAACGACTGGCTTTCTCAGTGTTCTCCGTACAGGTTGGAAGGGAAGAAAAGTTGTCTGTATTGTCCATTGATACGCccgcatgtttttttttttgtccgtTCCCTTTCACtggtcacacacacgcacacacacacacacacagaagcatctTGGCAATGCATACAATGTCCTTTTTATCCAGTCAAAGTATTTTGTTTCTCATTTGAATTATCAATGTCAACTCTCTAGTTGCATTGTTGAAGTTGACTGACATTGTTTTAGAATTTTCATAAATATTTGTAGTTGAATGttctattgaatccattttgggGACGCTAACGTAGGGTGTACATAAAATATTTTACCATCTGTGTATTTGACAGCAAACGGTTGGTATTTCATGCACTTCATATTATAGCCTGCCACGAGAAATCAAGAGAATCAGAATAAGATGGACATCCAGGATCAGGATGCCACAGCCAGATGGGAGGCTCTGGGCAGCCGTGACCCGAGATCCAGAGGCACAGCAATGGAGCACATCAGCCAGGAGGTGATGCGGAGAGTGGAGAGTATAGGGCCGATACCAGCCACCGTCCCTTCGCCTGTAGCTACTGCAGGGCACCTCACCAGCGACCTGAACAACATCCTGGCCCGTCTACTCATGCTGTCTAAGCGGTGCCCTTTCGATGATGTCAGAGAGCGATGTGTTTGGCTGCTGCAGAACGTTCAGGTAGGAGAACATGCATCGCGAGGTCGACAGatgtggtgctgtctgatattaTACGGCAGTGGCTGTACCACTACCACTGAGTTTCTTAGCCCAGAGGTGCAACATTGCGAGCAGGGCTCGTCCTTGCTGTTCTGCAGGACcccaaaaaatgcagaactagaATAGCCCCACTATGTTAAAATACATTTTCCAGTAGTTGAATTAGGTTCAAtttaggttctgaatgaaagttgaaaataCATAATTTATAGTTGCCTATGTTTTGGCTGAATGAAGGCTGGTCCAGACCAGACAAAATCTGAACCAAATTTAGATATCTATggttggttcagatttggtctggacAAAAAAATCGATGTCTATGGATGTGGAAATCAAGGCCGGTCCGGACTGCGCCATAAAAAGACTTCCAAAAGGTGTCGGCTTCGATCCGTGCTTAATGAGGTGCCTACAGTATTGCCTGAAATATAATTTTATGAAGGCCCATCTGTGTGGTAAGCCTACCGTTTGTAAAACACAAAAAATAAGTCCGGACAGGACCAAAAGGATATCCAAAAGAAGTCAACCATGTAGGCCCCCAATGTACTTTTATGAATGCCCGTCCATGTGGTAGGCCCACCATTTGTAAAACATGCGTTGCATTGGCTTTATTAATCCTGATTTCTGTGACTAATCTATTTATCTAATTTAAGCTCTGAATATCAACTACCCAACTTTGTCAGCAGGTATCGTGAGCCCATTTGTAATGTGTTTACACAGCGGGAAATGCAGAAGTATTATATTTTTTCCCGCTATGATCAGCTTGTGAAAAATTGCCGGATACAAACTTGAAACCACTAATAATGACAATGGGGTGAAACTCCTCAGTTGTGATTGTCCATTTcactttgacctgtcctgtttttaGGATATATTATTTTTAACATGACAGCACATTCTTTTTATTTGACTGGGTGCCATTTAGGTTTGTCTATTTGATCAGTGAAACCTGCATGATGTAAAAAGTCTCATTACGTTGTCATACATTTGATCTCCACCCTGTGGGCCACAGAAAAGGCCACATACTCTTTCTACCATATCCTATATCTGCTACATGATTAGATTGTATTTTTGACTGAATGTTGGTGGAGTGCCGCAGCGATGTGTAAGAGTTACACAGAGTGGCGTGCTGGGAATGGACAAGCAAAATATTTGGTGCGCCTTTGACAAAGTCGGCACTGCTTATCACAGGGCGGCATCAGTGCTCACCTAAAAAGACCATATGCAAGTGGGTGAGAGAAAATGTTTGTTGTTGGAGATGCGTCTTAgtcagtttagctcagaaaatgCCGCCTAATCCTGCATAATGAGTGGGCCGGCCATGATCGAAAGACTTCCTGGAATGCTTGCAAAACAGATCAAGCAGGCTAGGGTTTGGAGTATGAGAAGTCAATGAGAGTAGTGAGAAATTCTAACTTTTTAAAAAGTTTTTAATTTTGTCCAAATCTAAAGACACAACCTAGATTGGAGCCATTGTCTTAAATAGTTGAATATGTTACTCCAACCTTGTGAAAGTTACAAACTGACACATTTTCATTTTTAGTCAAACAGCTTTATATTGAAGGAGTGCCTTTGTTTTGACTGCCTGCACATGCGCAGTTTGTCGCGAGACGACCGTCAAAGATgtttataactaacccaagatagaccacagcctgcCTCATGCCATCATGTAGCTAGGCCATTTACAAGTGATCTCTTTTTGATATTGTTGTCTGGTTATTAACCCCTGTGCGTGAATACCTCAGAACCCAATGGCTCATCATTGACAGGTATGAGGATGGGCTACAGTGTCAATGGATGGAGATTACTGTACGCTATTATAATGCAGAAGGCTCTCCTGGCTGTAACCGGATTAGAAACTGTATTATTGACGACTGAACACGGTACAAAACGATGTAACCGCAAGGCACCAAGGGAAAGTAATGATAAGCTAACCTCTGATCttgaccctgtctgtctcctgtacaTTTTTTGTTTAAAAATGACCCAAAGCTACAAACAAAACTGGGTCAGGGCATAGGGGAACTTTGCCATGTTAATCATCCTAAGGGTGTCTGACTACATAAATATTGTAATGTGTTGCATGCATAGGGAAATGGGCTGAACACTGCACTTTATAGAATAGGCTGTAAATTATTATTCATTTAACCTGAGCTGGTGTACACAGCCTGTATCCTCTCCAGCTAAAAACATGATATGTctataacaaacaaacaattAGAAAAGCTCATGAGGATATGGCTCAGGATGTTATTCAGAGAAAAAACCCTGTTAGGTTCCGGGTATAATTCATGTTTGTGTGTAGAAGTGTATATCTGGATGATAGAGTGAGTAAAAGCACGAGGGACACAGCATAGAGAAAGCGGCTTTGCGGTTTAGCAGTGCCGCCGAGGGTACGCACCACCGTCTGGTATTTCCAAATTATCTTAAGCTGCAATTGTTGAGGTCTTGCCGAAGGTTGCGTTTATGAGTCCTGCACATCTGCGGCTCCCTTAGCCTCCCTGTGTTCTGGTCGCCCGTCCCCACATATATCCCCGTTTAAGATGGGGGGGGGCTTTTCTAATTCTGCTGATATAAGAGAGAGTCTTGGAGAGcacagggcaggcaggcaggtcagTTTAATCATACAGGCAGTCCCCTTCCAACAATAGTCTCAAATGTGAGGATTTTCTGCTTGGTGAGAAGAATGCTTCTATAATACCCCTGTACTTAATCCAGGGATTATATCAGTGATGTATAGTTTACATGCTCTCACAGTAAGGTACTGTAAGTAGACTGTTCTGAAGGGTCTTTTTTAAAATATTATGTAGCATCCTTTCAAGAATGAAGTAGAATAAAGTATTGACACCTGAGAGATTAATGTGTTTGTAAATGTAGGTTGTGTTTTTACAGTGCATTTGGCAAGTATTAAataagaccccttgactttttccacattttgttgttacagctttctaaaacggattaaataaatatttgtcctaatcaatctacacactccCATAATAACagcaatgttttttattt
This genomic window contains:
- the cep57l1 gene encoding centrosomal protein CEP57L1 isoform X2 translates to MEAYQDQLLDSPSKNSYIGSYYQPPDRLSPPSYVWEAPAPLTKTVMNLQNITPQVYRTTPDAGSKAVIAALKTLQEKIRRLELERKQAEKNVKQFSQAAHGYECSITPCNTTETDGSRKKERVTPLQSAEARCQLLEKQLDYMRKMVENAEKDKNTLTEKQRLQNSSDAHTPLEKLEKLERQCLKLSKTQSVAERKIELLEQKLLEEEHERKLVQEKADELQRELETNLRLCPAVPDEVKPKKSKNAFKKTSLVRQEAPAPPCFPKNKLPFVAGTSTSPSHSVHANMQSVLHMMKHHQPHLCERVRSLRRSGSAGARRALHRAPSTFPSPPGPADPALGSLSELLLALQDELGQMSFEHQELVCQMDETRRRDTREDLERELELLVKRMEEKGSQITKLRKHQQTVDKLTQNPQKPCRRATSEDGRAKGGSGVRSLPPSPVKTTSRGGKRTVVGQEQNLQLLRETQRLCTSLKKDDITWET
- the cep57l1 gene encoding centrosomal protein CEP57L1 isoform X3, with the translated sequence MLLDSPSKNSYIGSYYQPPDRLSPPSYVWEAPAPLTKTVMNLQNITPQVYRTTPDAGSKAVIAALKTLQEKIRRLELERKQAEKNVKQFSQAAHGYECSITPCNTTETDGSRKKERVTPLQSAEARCQLLEKQLDYMRKMVENAEKDKNTLTEKQLSLQRLQNSSDAHTPLEKLEKLERQCLKLSKTQSVAERKIELLEQKLLEEEHERKLVQEKADELQRELETNLRLCPAVPDEVKPKKSKNAFKKTSLVRQEAPAPPCFPKNKLPFVAGTSTSPSHSVHANMQSVLHMMKHHQPHLCERVRSLRRSGSAGARRALHRAPSTFPSPPGPADPALGSLSELLLALQDELGQMSFEHQELVCQMDETRRRDTREDLERELELLVKRMEEKGSQITKLRKHQQTVDKLTQNPQKPCRRATSEDGRAKGGSGVRSLPPSPVKTTSRGGKRTVVGQEQNLQLLRETQRLCTSLKKDDITWET
- the cep57l1 gene encoding centrosomal protein CEP57L1 isoform X1 — protein: MEAYQDQLLDSPSKNSYIGSYYQPPDRLSPPSYVWEAPAPLTKTVMNLQNITPQVYRTTPDAGSKAVIAALKTLQEKIRRLELERKQAEKNVKQFSQAAHGYECSITPCNTTETDGSRKKERVTPLQSAEARCQLLEKQLDYMRKMVENAEKDKNTLTEKQLSLQRLQNSSDAHTPLEKLEKLERQCLKLSKTQSVAERKIELLEQKLLEEEHERKLVQEKADELQRELETNLRLCPAVPDEVKPKKSKNAFKKTSLVRQEAPAPPCFPKNKLPFVAGTSTSPSHSVHANMQSVLHMMKHHQPHLCERVRSLRRSGSAGARRALHRAPSTFPSPPGPADPALGSLSELLLALQDELGQMSFEHQELVCQMDETRRRDTREDLERELELLVKRMEEKGSQITKLRKHQQTVDKLTQNPQKPCRRATSEDGRAKGGSGVRSLPPSPVKTTSRGGKRTVVGQEQNLQLLRETQRLCTSLKKDDITWET